One genomic region from Spirosoma sp. KCTC 42546 encodes:
- a CDS encoding sugar phosphate isomerase/epimerase: MNKIGMNMFVWTMTMDENLSDTLSFLKTSGFDFVEVPINEPGGTPANLEKWQRLGQQLKALDLGVQSCTICSHEHSLISPDASVRRAAVDYLKQIVDCSKAVGSTILMGPLYAGFKTFTGKPATEEEWNWSVTGMREVAEHAQAQGVTLAIEYLNRFETYLLTCVDDLVRYVEAVAHPNCQAAFDTFHANMEEKNIGDALRKVAPYLVHVQISENDRSTPGKGHINFDEVFGVLQEVDYDGPIAIEAFGPNPPELAAATHIFRPMFESPEQLAVDGLAFIKSQLTPTTDAVDHLVGNRL; the protein is encoded by the coding sequence ATGAATAAGATAGGAATGAATATGTTCGTATGGACGATGACAATGGACGAAAATTTGTCCGATACGTTGTCGTTCCTGAAAACGAGCGGTTTTGATTTTGTTGAAGTCCCCATCAATGAGCCGGGCGGTACGCCTGCTAATCTGGAAAAGTGGCAGCGTTTAGGTCAGCAATTAAAAGCGCTGGACTTAGGCGTTCAGTCCTGTACAATATGCAGCCACGAGCATAGCCTTATTAGTCCAGACGCATCTGTACGTCGGGCCGCGGTTGATTACCTTAAACAAATTGTCGATTGCTCAAAAGCGGTTGGGTCTACCATCCTGATGGGGCCTTTATACGCAGGATTCAAAACATTTACGGGTAAGCCAGCTACGGAAGAGGAATGGAACTGGTCGGTAACCGGAATGCGTGAGGTAGCCGAACACGCCCAAGCGCAAGGTGTTACATTGGCTATAGAGTATCTCAATCGGTTTGAAACCTACCTGCTCACTTGCGTAGATGATCTTGTTCGTTACGTTGAGGCCGTTGCCCACCCGAATTGCCAGGCTGCATTTGACACGTTCCATGCAAATATGGAGGAGAAAAACATCGGTGATGCCTTACGGAAAGTAGCGCCTTACCTGGTTCACGTCCAGATTTCGGAAAATGACCGTTCCACACCTGGAAAGGGTCATATCAATTTCGATGAGGTATTTGGTGTTTTACAGGAAGTTGATTACGATGGGCCGATTGCCATTGAAGCCTTTGGCCCAAATCCACCTGAACTTGCAGCCGCTACGCATATTTTCAGGCCCATGTTCGAGTCGCCGGAGCAGTTGGCGGTAGATGGGCTGGCATTTATAAAAAGCCAACTAACGCCAACTACCGATGCCGTAGACCATTTAGTGGGTAACAGACTATAA
- a CDS encoding AraC family transcriptional regulator yields the protein MKQPLRKDLEPVAASFTVKELVEPHFDPNWHFHPHYQLFLVEEGTGTRFIGDSIKPFGPGDLVFLGPNLPHLWRSDQAYFDRQSNLKTKGIVVYFTGDFLGTTFFEQQEMAPLRQLLGHARQGLEWNGPTRNRAAAALRHLTLQPITFGRILSLLTLLNDLSYATDYQYLTSAGYTNTVKPTETDRMQLVHDYVLGHFPDDLSLDRVADLAGMTSPAFCRYFKARANKTFSEFVSEVRIGHACKLLMSGKLSITQISFESGFRTLSNFNRQFKDITGQTPSTYVKTYRQFQ from the coding sequence ATGAAACAGCCCCTTCGTAAAGATCTTGAACCTGTTGCGGCTTCATTCACAGTGAAAGAATTGGTGGAGCCTCACTTTGACCCAAACTGGCATTTTCACCCACATTATCAGTTATTTCTGGTGGAGGAAGGAACCGGTACGCGTTTTATTGGCGATTCTATAAAACCCTTTGGTCCAGGCGATCTGGTTTTTCTGGGCCCCAACCTGCCCCATCTCTGGCGAAGCGATCAGGCGTATTTCGACAGGCAGTCGAACCTCAAGACCAAAGGAATTGTGGTGTATTTCACGGGAGATTTCCTCGGAACTACTTTTTTTGAACAGCAGGAGATGGCTCCGTTGCGGCAGTTGCTTGGCCATGCCCGGCAGGGGTTAGAGTGGAATGGCCCCACCCGCAACCGGGCTGCGGCTGCTCTGCGCCATCTAACCCTACAGCCGATTACCTTTGGCCGTATTCTGAGTTTGCTAACGCTGCTGAATGATCTTTCGTACGCTACCGATTATCAGTATCTGACCAGTGCGGGCTACACAAATACGGTTAAGCCCACCGAAACCGACCGTATGCAGTTGGTCCATGATTATGTACTAGGGCACTTCCCTGACGATCTCAGTCTGGATCGGGTTGCGGATCTGGCCGGTATGACATCCCCTGCTTTTTGCCGCTACTTTAAAGCTCGTGCCAACAAAACCTTCTCCGAATTTGTCTCCGAAGTCCGAATTGGTCATGCCTGTAAGCTCTTGATGAGTGGTAAATTATCAATCACTCAAATCAGTTTTGAGAGCGGCTTTCGAACCTTATCGAACTTTAACCGGCAGTTCAAGGACATTACGGGTCAGACGCCGTCAACCTATGTAAAAACGTACCGGCAGTTCCAGTAG
- a CDS encoding alpha/beta fold hydrolase, whose product MSYIKAGTDASGNDIKLFYQDLGTGTPVVLIHGWPLSHEMWDYQLAELPAHGLRVVAYDRRGFGKSSQPWDGYDYDTLADDLKAVLDELDLQNVTLVGFSMGGGEVARYMSRHGGARVSKVAFISAVTPYLLKTDDNPDGVDQEVFDEIATNIKKDRADFLQTFGKQFYGVSLLSQPVSQAHLDGDFARAYVASHKATLDCATSFSTTDFRDDLAEIQVPALIIHGDSDKTVPIEASGERTANALPTAQYIVYEGEPHGLFVTQKDRLNDDLLSFILEGVSVRQPVGTTTIY is encoded by the coding sequence ATGAGCTACATTAAAGCAGGCACGGATGCATCCGGCAACGACATTAAGCTTTTCTATCAGGATCTGGGTACCGGTACACCCGTTGTATTAATTCATGGTTGGCCATTAAGCCACGAAATGTGGGATTATCAATTGGCCGAATTACCTGCTCATGGTCTTCGTGTGGTTGCCTACGACCGTCGGGGGTTCGGTAAATCGTCTCAGCCCTGGGATGGCTATGATTATGATACACTGGCCGACGATCTGAAAGCGGTACTCGATGAATTAGACCTGCAAAATGTGACATTAGTCGGATTTTCGATGGGCGGGGGCGAAGTCGCTCGATACATGAGTCGCCACGGCGGGGCTAGGGTTTCGAAAGTAGCGTTCATCAGTGCCGTAACACCTTATCTGCTTAAAACAGATGATAACCCCGATGGCGTTGATCAGGAGGTTTTTGATGAAATCGCCACCAACATCAAGAAAGATCGCGCCGATTTCCTTCAAACATTCGGCAAACAGTTTTATGGCGTAAGCCTCTTGAGCCAACCTGTTAGTCAGGCGCATCTAGATGGTGATTTTGCCCGCGCCTACGTAGCATCGCATAAAGCTACTCTCGACTGTGCTACTTCATTCTCAACTACGGATTTTCGTGATGATCTGGCAGAAATTCAGGTTCCGGCTTTGATTATTCACGGGGATTCAGACAAGACGGTACCCATTGAAGCATCGGGCGAACGGACAGCCAATGCATTGCCAACTGCCCAATATATTGTGTATGAAGGGGAACCGCACGGTCTGTTTGTAACGCAGAAAGACCGCCTGAATGACGATTTACTTTCATTTATTCTGGAAGGAGTATCCGTACGGCAGCCAGTTGGAACAACGACCATATACTAG
- a CDS encoding DinB family protein, whose translation MNQSLLSRLINQPDALNHLLAGLTESEIRQRPEPTKWSIYENLAHLGRYQEVFIERIEMIITEEVPSFSRYVADSDPGFASWTQFSFQELRGQMKAKRTVLRDFLDNLREDQLTRISLHPAYGPMTIEGWIEFFVLHEAHHLFTILKLGGALRSSEQPMGL comes from the coding sequence ATGAACCAATCGCTACTCTCCCGCTTAATCAATCAGCCGGATGCACTTAACCACCTGTTAGCTGGCCTTACTGAAAGTGAAATCCGTCAGCGGCCAGAACCTACTAAATGGTCTATTTATGAAAATTTGGCCCATTTGGGCCGTTATCAGGAAGTTTTTATCGAAAGAATAGAGATGATTATCACAGAAGAAGTCCCTTCTTTTAGTCGATACGTAGCCGATAGTGATCCTGGATTTGCCAGTTGGACACAGTTTTCGTTTCAGGAATTGCGGGGGCAAATGAAGGCGAAACGTACAGTGTTACGGGACTTTCTGGATAATTTGCGAGAAGATCAACTTACTCGTATTAGCCTACATCCGGCTTACGGGCCAATGACAATTGAAGGCTGGATAGAGTTTTTCGTGCTCCACGAAGCACACCACCTTTTTACGATTTTGAAGCTTGGTGGTGCGCTTCGGTCAAGTGAGCAGCCAATGGGGTTGTAG
- a CDS encoding type II toxin-antitoxin system RelE/ParE family toxin: MKIEIDTSFVRDAKKLSEPVLDELKIVNQILGEAQSLDDVVYSIKKMEGSRKVKAFRLRLSENSDYRIGFYLEGDTIVLSRILNRKDIYKKFPPKK, encoded by the coding sequence ATGAAAATCGAAATCGATACTTCGTTCGTTCGTGATGCCAAGAAGCTCTCTGAGCCAGTACTTGATGAGTTGAAAATAGTCAACCAGATACTTGGAGAAGCTCAATCCCTGGATGACGTAGTCTACTCAATTAAGAAAATGGAAGGGAGCCGAAAAGTGAAAGCATTTCGGTTACGCCTGAGTGAAAATAGCGATTATCGGATTGGGTTTTATTTAGAAGGCGACACGATTGTCCTATCCAGAATTCTGAATCGAAAAGATATTTATAAGAAATTTCCTCCCAAGAAATAA
- the radA gene encoding DNA repair protein RadA, giving the protein MAKLKTTYFCQSCGHQSAKWMGRCPVCGEWNTIVEELVQKDEPEKGGWRSPSSGPGGLKIAAKPKAIHAINYEEQPRVRTTDLELNRVLGGGIVAGSLVLIGGEPGIGKSTLLLQIALSLAGMRVLYVSGEESEQQIKMRAERLDAPTSDCHVMTETSTQNIFRVVEHFEPEVLIIDSIQTMQSSLVESGAGSVSQVRECTAEFMKYAKESGVPVFMIGHITKEGSLAGPKVLEHMVDTVLTFEGDRHTTYRILRTTKNRFGSTDELGIYEMLGSGLRQVTNPSEILISQRDEALSGVTIGSMLEGNRPLMIETQALVSVANYGTPQRSSTGFDAKRLNMLLAVLEKRGGFRLGQQDVFLNIAGGLRVEDPAIDLAVCAAIVSSYEDIAIPPSVAFAAEVGLGGEVRAVSRIESRIAEAEKLGFKQMFISKYNMKGLDTKGYKIHIRPVSRLDEVFQGVLI; this is encoded by the coding sequence ATGGCTAAATTAAAGACTACTTATTTCTGTCAGAGTTGCGGGCATCAGTCTGCTAAATGGATGGGTCGCTGCCCAGTCTGTGGTGAGTGGAATACAATTGTGGAGGAGCTCGTTCAGAAAGATGAACCCGAGAAAGGCGGCTGGCGAAGTCCCTCATCTGGCCCAGGCGGACTTAAAATTGCAGCTAAGCCGAAAGCAATCCATGCCATTAATTATGAAGAACAGCCGCGTGTTCGGACGACTGATCTTGAACTGAACCGTGTACTCGGTGGAGGTATTGTGGCAGGCTCACTGGTGCTCATTGGTGGAGAACCTGGTATCGGGAAATCTACACTGTTACTTCAAATTGCGCTCAGCTTAGCGGGCATGCGTGTACTTTACGTGTCGGGTGAGGAGAGTGAGCAGCAGATAAAAATGCGGGCCGAACGCCTGGATGCACCTACCAGCGATTGCCATGTGATGACGGAAACCTCTACCCAAAATATCTTTCGGGTGGTAGAGCATTTTGAGCCCGAAGTCCTGATTATTGACTCGATTCAGACCATGCAATCGTCATTGGTGGAATCGGGGGCAGGCAGTGTCTCGCAGGTTCGTGAATGCACGGCTGAGTTTATGAAATATGCCAAAGAATCAGGTGTGCCGGTGTTCATGATTGGCCATATTACCAAAGAGGGGTCCCTGGCCGGCCCGAAAGTGCTGGAACACATGGTCGATACTGTACTGACTTTCGAGGGCGACCGACACACCACATACCGAATTCTACGAACCACTAAAAACCGTTTTGGAAGCACCGACGAATTAGGTATTTATGAAATGCTGGGTAGTGGCCTACGCCAAGTTACTAACCCATCCGAAATTCTGATTTCGCAACGTGATGAAGCACTAAGTGGCGTCACGATTGGCTCAATGCTGGAAGGGAATCGCCCTCTCATGATTGAAACCCAGGCCCTTGTAAGCGTGGCCAACTATGGCACACCGCAACGTAGTAGTACAGGCTTTGATGCTAAACGCTTGAATATGCTGCTGGCTGTCCTGGAAAAACGAGGTGGGTTTCGGCTTGGTCAGCAGGACGTTTTCCTGAACATAGCAGGTGGTTTACGTGTGGAAGACCCGGCCATTGATCTGGCCGTTTGCGCGGCTATTGTATCGAGTTACGAAGACATTGCCATTCCGCCATCGGTGGCCTTTGCGGCTGAAGTTGGTCTTGGGGGCGAAGTGCGAGCAGTGAGCAGGATAGAATCCCGCATTGCTGAAGCCGAAAAACTGGGCTTTAAACAGATGTTTATTTCCAAATACAACATGAAGGGCCTGGATACCAAGGGATACAAAATTCATATCAGGCCTGTATCGAGACTAGATGAGGTATTTCAGGGGGTTTTGATTTGA
- a CDS encoding porin family protein: MKKILLFAALTFLPALVFAQGFQIGIKGGVNLSKLTFGDFVSTGTNTNGSPNVSVDGQTFRNNLQASLDSKMGTSFGIYMRFGRNLFIQPELLYSTRSGSFSVIRNGQTEISTVKTTSFDVPLLLGIKGGPIRIVAGPVASFRINDNQKLGDALSQYTKGSLNDAWAQAYYGYQVGGGLDIGSFGLDVRYQGNISDIAEIKDSGAKFSQGMKSWQITLAYRLF; this comes from the coding sequence ATGAAAAAAATCCTGCTTTTCGCTGCATTAACGTTTCTGCCTGCTTTGGTATTTGCCCAGGGCTTCCAGATTGGCATCAAAGGAGGGGTCAACCTCTCCAAGCTTACTTTTGGCGATTTCGTTTCAACAGGCACAAATACCAATGGATCACCCAATGTTAGCGTTGATGGTCAAACGTTTCGAAATAATTTACAGGCCAGTCTAGACAGCAAAATGGGTACATCTTTCGGGATATACATGCGTTTTGGCCGTAATTTATTCATACAACCCGAGCTTTTATACTCTACCCGGTCGGGTTCATTTAGTGTCATTCGAAATGGACAAACCGAAATATCGACGGTGAAAACAACCAGTTTCGATGTGCCTTTACTGCTGGGCATTAAAGGTGGTCCCATCCGAATTGTTGCTGGTCCGGTAGCTTCGTTTCGAATTAACGATAATCAGAAGTTAGGCGATGCGCTGAGTCAGTATACGAAGGGGTCATTGAATGACGCCTGGGCACAGGCTTATTATGGATATCAGGTAGGTGGTGGGCTGGACATCGGCTCGTTTGGGCTCGATGTTCGCTATCAGGGGAATATCTCAGATATTGCCGAAATTAAAGACAGTGGTGCCAAATTCAGTCAGGGTATGAAGTCGTGGCAAATTACACTTGCCTATCGGCTCTTTTAA
- a CDS encoding LytTR family DNA-binding domain-containing protein, protein MEAKIFSPAQPLSVVPHFPSSYQRSAQRIALPYLNRTIFISVDDILCLQGEGNYTFLHTRDRKRFLVSKTLKEFEKTLDGAMFLRIHKSYIVNLAYVQRSIFNRDRQVRLADGREVAISRRRMKDISVQLAQYWQRLYN, encoded by the coding sequence ATGGAAGCCAAAATTTTCTCACCCGCTCAGCCACTTTCGGTTGTTCCTCATTTTCCATCTTCTTATCAACGTAGTGCTCAGCGCATTGCATTGCCTTACCTGAATCGGACAATCTTTATTTCTGTAGACGATATTTTATGTCTTCAGGGAGAGGGCAACTACACATTTTTGCATACCCGTGATCGGAAACGATTTTTAGTATCGAAAACGCTTAAAGAATTTGAAAAAACGCTGGACGGAGCCATGTTCCTGCGTATTCACAAATCATATATCGTCAATCTGGCTTATGTACAACGGAGCATCTTCAACCGGGATCGTCAGGTACGCTTAGCTGATGGGCGTGAGGTGGCTATTTCGCGTCGACGTATGAAAGATATTTCTGTACAACTTGCCCAATACTGGCAGCGGCTATATAATTAA
- a CDS encoding LytTR family DNA-binding domain-containing protein → MNAFANDSIFDTLSMPFHNSVEKIADSACLQKLLIPFYDRKRTVSVDEIVRLEGCGNYTKFFLKDGTKMLVSRTLKEYETLLDGQAFVRVHKSCIVNLGFVRKFFVKKEGELELTDGQQVKISRRRAQMFIDRIRSFQPVALV, encoded by the coding sequence ATGAACGCATTCGCTAACGACTCCATTTTTGATACACTGTCTATGCCTTTCCACAATAGTGTGGAAAAAATTGCCGATTCAGCCTGTTTACAGAAATTGCTCATCCCATTTTATGATCGTAAACGCACAGTATCTGTTGATGAAATTGTGCGATTGGAAGGGTGTGGTAACTATACCAAATTTTTTCTGAAAGATGGTACAAAAATGCTGGTCTCGCGCACGCTTAAAGAATATGAAACCTTATTAGATGGTCAGGCATTTGTTCGGGTACATAAATCATGCATTGTAAACCTTGGTTTTGTCCGTAAGTTTTTTGTGAAGAAAGAAGGGGAACTTGAATTGACTGATGGTCAGCAAGTGAAAATTTCTCGTCGGCGGGCACAGATGTTCATCGATCGAATCCGGAGTTTTCAGCCCGTAGCGTTGGTTTAA
- the pheS gene encoding phenylalanine--tRNA ligase subunit alpha, whose amino-acid sequence MLDKVKDLHLEIDQYNITSPEQLEQFRMRFISRKGVITELFEQLKSVPQADRRTVGQELNGLKNLAQERFDAFSQLIDEQRTAANSAPPVDLTLPTIPNLTGTQHPLSLVRQRIIQIFERIGFNVADGPEIESDWYNFGALNFPDNHPARDMQDTFFVEKATSGETSADMLLRTHTSNVQIRLMERQKPPIRSIMPGRVYRNETISARAHCMFHQVEGIYIDRNVGFKDLKDTLYHFVKELFEPGTQIRFRPSYFPFTEPSAEIDISCQICGGKGCNICKHSGWVEIAGSGMVDPQVIANCGIDPEEYTGFAFGMGIERITQLKYVVNDLRLYTENDVRFLRQFEGL is encoded by the coding sequence ATGCTGGATAAAGTAAAAGATCTCCACCTCGAGATTGACCAATACAACATTACGTCGCCGGAACAATTAGAACAGTTCCGAATGCGATTTATCAGCCGTAAGGGTGTTATTACGGAGTTGTTTGAACAACTCAAAAGTGTTCCACAAGCAGACCGGCGAACTGTTGGTCAGGAATTGAATGGCCTGAAAAACCTGGCTCAGGAGCGATTTGACGCTTTTAGCCAGCTAATTGATGAGCAGCGAACAGCCGCCAACAGTGCTCCACCTGTTGATCTGACGCTACCAACCATTCCTAATCTGACCGGTACACAGCATCCACTCAGCCTGGTTCGGCAGCGGATAATTCAGATTTTTGAACGGATTGGTTTCAACGTTGCCGACGGCCCCGAGATCGAATCGGACTGGTACAACTTTGGCGCACTTAACTTCCCTGACAATCACCCGGCCCGCGATATGCAGGATACGTTCTTTGTCGAGAAAGCAACTTCTGGCGAAACCTCGGCCGATATGCTCCTACGAACGCATACCTCCAACGTACAGATTCGGCTGATGGAGCGACAGAAACCTCCCATCCGATCTATTATGCCGGGGCGCGTTTATCGGAACGAAACCATTTCGGCACGGGCCCACTGCATGTTCCATCAGGTGGAAGGTATCTACATTGATCGCAACGTCGGTTTTAAAGACTTGAAAGATACCCTCTATCATTTTGTAAAGGAGCTATTCGAGCCCGGAACGCAGATTCGTTTCCGTCCGTCGTACTTCCCATTTACGGAGCCCAGTGCAGAAATTGACATTTCGTGTCAGATTTGCGGGGGCAAAGGGTGTAACATCTGTAAGCACTCGGGCTGGGTCGAAATTGCCGGATCGGGTATGGTTGATCCACAGGTAATTGCCAATTGTGGAATTGACCCCGAAGAATATACCGGCTTCGCTTTCGGAATGGGTATCGAGCGTATTACGCAATTGAAATACGTTGTGAATGACCTACGACTTTATACCGAAAACGACGTACGGTTCCTGCGCCAGTTTGAAGGACTTTAA